From Peromyscus eremicus chromosome 3, PerEre_H2_v1, whole genome shotgun sequence, one genomic window encodes:
- the Fgl2 gene encoding fibroleukin: protein MRLPGWFWLSSAVLAACRAGQVHNLTEGLEDASAQAACPARLEGSGKCEGSQCPFQLTLPALTLHLPRQFGSMEEVLKEVRTLKEAVDSLRKSCQDCKLQADDHRDPGGMATDSRVQELESQVNKLSSELKNAKDEIQGLQGRLETLHLVNMNNIETYVDDKVANLTFVVNSLDGKCSKCPSQEYIQPQPVQHLIYKDCSDYYAIGKRSSETYRVTPDPRHSSFEVYCDMETMGGGWTVLQARLDGSTNFTREWKDYKVGFGNLDREFWLGNDKIHLLTKSKEMILRIDLEDFNGVTLYALYDQFYVANEFLKYRLHIGNYNGTAGDALRFSKHYNHDLKFFTTPDRDNDRYPSGNCGLYYSSGWWFDACLSANLNGKYYHQKYKGVRNGIFWGTWPGISQAQPGGYKSSFKQAKMMIRPKNFKP, encoded by the exons ATGAGGCTTCCCGGCTGGTTCTGGCTGAGCTCCGCGGTCCTCGCTGCCTGCAGAGCGGGGCAGGTGCACAACCTGACCGAGGGGCTGGAGGATGCGAGCGCCCAGGCCGCCTGCCCTGCGAGGCTGGAGGGCAGCGGGAAGTGCGAGGGCAGCCAGTGCCCCTTCCAGCTCACCCTGCCTGCGCTGACCCTCCATCTCCCGCGGCAGTTCGGCAGCATGGAGGAGGTGCTGAAAGAAGTACGGACCCTCAAGGAAGCCGTGGACAGTCTGAGGAAATCCTGCCAGGACTGCAAGTTGCAGGCTGACGACCATCGAGACCCGGGCGGGATGGCCACCGACAGCCGAGTCCAGGAACTGGAGAGTCAGGTGAACAAGTTGTCCTCGGAGCTCAAGAATGCAAAGGACGAGATCCAGGGGCTGCAGGGGCGCTTGGAGACGCTCCATCTTGTAAATATGAACAACATCGAGACCTACGTTGACGACAAAGTGGCAAATCTAACGTTTGTGGTCAACAGTTTGGACGGCAAATGTTCCAAGTGTCCCAGCCAAGAGTACATCCAGCCACAGCCGG tTCAACATCTAATATACAAAGATTGCTCTGACTACTATGCAATAGGAAAGAGAAGCAGTGAGACCTACAGAGTCACACCTGATCCCAGACACAGTAGCTTTGAGGTGTACTGTGACATGGAGACCATGGGGGGAGGCTGGACGGTGCTGCAGGCTCGCCTTGATGGAAGTACCAACTTCACCAGAGAATGGAAAGACTACAaagtgggctttggaaaccttgACCGAGAATTTTGGCTGGGTAATGATAAAATTCATCTGCTGACCAAGAGTAAGGAAATGATTTTGAGAATAGATCTTGAAGACTTTAATGGTGTCACACTGTATGCCTTGTATGATCAATTTTACGTGGCTAATGAATTTCTAAAATACCGATTACATATCGGTAACTACAATGGCACAGCGGGAGATGCCTTGCGCTTCAGTAAACATTACAACCATGATCTGAAGTTTTTCACCACCCCAGACAGAGACAATGACAGATATCCCTCTGGGAACTGCGGGCTCTACTACAGCTCAGGCTGGTGGTTTGATGCATGTCTCTCTGCAAACTTAAATGGCAAATATTATCACCAGAAATACAAAGGTGTCCGCAATGGGATTTTCTGGGGCACCTGGCCAGGTATAAGCCAAGCACAGCCTGGTGGCTACAAGTCTTCCTTTAAGCAGGCCAAGATGATGATTAGACCCAAGAATTTCAAGCCATAA